The following proteins are co-located in the Gordonia polyisoprenivorans genome:
- a CDS encoding YihY/virulence factor BrkB family protein, with protein MSLSAGVDRFQRRHPLSGYPLAVAYKFFDDQGGYLAALLAYYGFISLFPLLLLLTTVLEFVLRDNPELRERIVDSAMSQIPVIGSELGQPGQLSGGTVAVTIGVVGALYGGLGVAVAIQNAMNVVWAVPRNDRPDPIRVRLRGMLLLSTVGTAIIGLTVVNGAIAAVDLGTTGKWLSIAGSLVLTAVLFVVAFRIGTVRELGVRDVLPGAIAAAIGWQALQSFGSIYVQHVIANASATTGVFAVVLGLLAFLYIAAILVVFCLEANAVRVDKLYPRSMLTPFTDNVVLTSGDKAAYAAQAKAQRHKGFQEIQVSFDKRSADKRPADNRSGDEGSGDNVSGSQPSGSDPES; from the coding sequence ATGTCGTTGAGCGCTGGTGTCGACCGTTTCCAGCGTCGCCATCCGCTGAGCGGCTATCCCCTCGCGGTGGCGTACAAGTTCTTCGACGACCAGGGTGGTTACCTCGCGGCACTGCTCGCCTACTACGGGTTCATCTCATTGTTTCCGCTGCTGTTGCTGTTGACCACGGTCCTGGAGTTCGTTCTGCGCGACAACCCCGAACTGCGGGAGCGAATCGTGGACTCGGCGATGTCGCAGATCCCGGTGATCGGTTCCGAGCTGGGACAGCCCGGGCAGCTCAGCGGAGGAACGGTGGCGGTGACGATCGGTGTCGTCGGCGCCCTCTACGGTGGGCTCGGCGTCGCCGTGGCCATCCAGAACGCGATGAACGTCGTCTGGGCGGTGCCACGCAACGACCGACCCGATCCGATTCGCGTGCGTCTGCGCGGGATGCTGCTGCTGTCGACAGTGGGCACCGCGATCATCGGGTTGACCGTGGTCAACGGCGCAATCGCGGCCGTCGACCTCGGCACCACGGGGAAATGGCTGTCGATCGCGGGATCACTGGTGTTGACCGCGGTCCTGTTCGTGGTGGCTTTCCGCATCGGTACGGTGCGTGAGCTCGGCGTCCGAGACGTGCTGCCGGGCGCGATCGCCGCCGCGATCGGATGGCAGGCCCTGCAGAGCTTCGGCAGCATCTACGTCCAGCATGTCATCGCCAACGCGAGTGCGACGACAGGTGTGTTCGCCGTGGTGCTGGGTCTGCTCGCGTTTCTCTACATCGCGGCGATTCTCGTCGTGTTCTGCCTCGAGGCCAATGCCGTGCGGGTCGACAAGCTCTACCCACGCTCGATGCTCACCCCCTTCACTGACAACGTGGTGCTCACCTCCGGCGACAAGGCGGCCTACGCGGCCCAAGCCAAGGCGCAGCGCCACAAGGGCTTTCAGGAGATCCAGGTGAGTTTCGACAAACGTTCCGCCGACAAACGCCCCGCCGACAACCGATCCGGTGACGAGGGATCCGGAGACAACGTATCCGGCAGCCAACCATCGGGCAGCGACCCGGAAAGCTGA
- a CDS encoding ArsR/SmtB family transcription factor yields MIEDDEDRADAMFHALADRTRRDIMRRVLAGEHSVSTLATNYDMSFAAVQKHVAVLERSGLLTKRRQGREQLATGDVHAVRSVATMLTDLEQIWRGRIGRIDDLIADTVDREIHTHDTEVVRHQED; encoded by the coding sequence GTGATCGAGGACGACGAGGATCGCGCCGACGCGATGTTCCACGCGTTGGCCGACCGCACCCGCCGCGACATCATGCGGCGGGTACTGGCCGGCGAACACTCGGTCTCGACGCTCGCGACGAACTACGACATGAGTTTCGCCGCAGTGCAAAAGCACGTTGCCGTGCTCGAACGATCAGGGCTGTTGACCAAGCGGCGTCAGGGTCGCGAGCAATTGGCCACCGGTGACGTGCACGCGGTGCGTTCGGTGGCGACGATGCTGACCGACCTCGAGCAGATCTGGCGCGGCCGGATCGGGCGGATCGACGACCTCATCGCCGACACCGTGGACCGGGAAATACACACACACGACACCGAAGTTGTCAGACACCAGGAGGATTGA
- a CDS encoding pentapeptide repeat-containing protein, which yields MAKRPQIETLTLTSAEVGDAHQLEPYATVELVRLTDVDLSGRDLSGLELSGCRLTSVSLDDTDLTGARLVETRLEGINAPRMSMPRSFIRQVEICASRVGALDLFESRIRSLVVDSAKIELANFRGSDVRDVLFRGCIIGELDLVDATVTRMAFEDCTVTTLDVHQATLSDVDLRGLDIGTIHHLDGLRGCTIDSEQALGLTGHFAAHLGIAVD from the coding sequence GTGGCGAAACGACCACAGATCGAGACTCTGACCCTGACCTCCGCGGAGGTGGGCGATGCCCACCAACTCGAACCGTATGCGACTGTCGAACTCGTCCGGCTCACCGACGTCGACCTCTCCGGACGTGATCTGAGCGGGCTGGAACTGTCCGGGTGCCGGCTGACCTCGGTGTCGCTGGACGACACCGATCTGACCGGCGCCCGACTCGTCGAGACCCGGCTCGAGGGAATCAACGCGCCACGGATGTCCATGCCGCGCAGCTTCATACGGCAAGTCGAGATCTGCGCGAGCCGCGTCGGGGCACTCGATCTCTTCGAATCCCGGATTCGGTCACTGGTGGTCGATTCGGCGAAGATCGAGCTGGCCAACTTCCGCGGCAGCGACGTCCGCGACGTGCTGTTCCGGGGGTGCATCATCGGCGAACTCGATCTCGTCGACGCCACCGTCACACGTATGGCCTTCGAGGACTGCACGGTGACGACACTCGATGTCCATCAGGCGACACTGTCCGACGTCGACCTACGTGGACTCGACATCGGCACGATCCATCACCTCGACGGATTGCGGGGATGCACCATCGACAGCGAGCAGGCGCTCGGGCTCACCGGGCACTTCGCGGCGCACCTCGGCATCGCCGTCGACTGA
- a CDS encoding 3-hydroxybutyryl-CoA dehydrogenase — translation MTQLGVVGGGTMGAGIAEIAIRAGDDVLVLERDDTAADAARARIEKSLGRGVSKGKISEDDATAALSRLTLTTSVGDFADRELVIEALPEVESLKVGFFAELDKVTAPEAILATNTSSIPIIRIAKDVADPSRVVGVHFFNPVPVMPLVEIISSLASSPQAIETVTVYARDHLGKRTIAAGDRGGFVVNALLVPYLVSAIRMYESGYASKEDIDAGMVNGCAHPMGPLTLSDTVGLDVILDVAESLYAEFREPHFAPPPLLSRMVEAGYLGKKSGKGFYDYAG, via the coding sequence ATGACACAGCTCGGAGTGGTCGGCGGCGGCACCATGGGTGCCGGTATCGCGGAGATCGCGATTCGCGCCGGCGATGACGTACTCGTACTCGAGCGCGACGACACCGCCGCCGATGCGGCTCGTGCCCGCATCGAGAAGTCTCTTGGCCGTGGCGTCAGCAAGGGCAAGATCTCCGAGGACGACGCCACCGCGGCACTGTCGCGGCTGACCCTGACGACCTCCGTCGGCGATTTCGCAGATCGTGAGTTGGTGATCGAAGCGCTTCCCGAAGTCGAGTCGCTCAAGGTCGGCTTCTTCGCCGAACTCGACAAGGTCACCGCGCCCGAGGCGATCCTGGCCACCAATACCTCGTCGATCCCCATCATCCGGATCGCCAAGGACGTCGCCGACCCGTCGCGCGTGGTGGGGGTCCACTTCTTCAATCCGGTTCCGGTGATGCCCCTGGTCGAGATCATCTCGAGTCTCGCGAGCTCGCCGCAGGCCATCGAGACGGTCACCGTCTACGCGCGGGATCACCTGGGCAAGCGCACGATCGCGGCGGGCGATCGCGGCGGCTTCGTCGTCAACGCACTGCTGGTCCCGTACCTGGTGAGCGCCATCCGCATGTACGAGAGCGGCTACGCCTCCAAGGAGGACATCGACGCCGGCATGGTCAACGGCTGCGCTCACCCGATGGGCCCGCTGACGTTGAGCGACACGGTCGGTCTCGACGTCATCCTCGACGTGGCCGAATCGCTCTATGCGGAGTTCCGCGAGCCGCACTTCGCGCCGCCGCCGCTGCTCTCGCGCATG
- a CDS encoding PfkB family carbohydrate kinase, translating into MATVSYVIAGSEATGGAGLQADLRTFAQLGTYGVGTITCIVSFDPKAGWGHRFVPIAAPVIADQIEAATVAHEPEVVKIGMLGTPETITTVAEGLRARPWRHVVVDPVLICKGQEPGAALDTDNALREHILPLATVVTPNLFEAATLAGMDELTDIDALAEAARRIADQGPAVVVVKGGVGLPGDDAVDVVYDGSEVTVLRAPKVGEERVSGAGCVFAAATTAELAKGADVLDAVHTAKEFTHAGIETRISSTAPFDAVCPRL; encoded by the coding sequence GTGGCCACCGTGTCGTACGTCATCGCAGGTTCCGAGGCAACCGGAGGCGCCGGTCTGCAGGCTGATCTGCGGACATTCGCCCAGCTGGGCACTTACGGCGTAGGGACCATCACGTGCATCGTCTCCTTCGATCCGAAAGCCGGATGGGGACACCGATTCGTGCCGATCGCCGCGCCGGTCATCGCCGATCAGATCGAGGCGGCGACCGTTGCCCATGAACCCGAGGTCGTCAAGATCGGGATGTTGGGCACTCCCGAGACGATCACGACCGTCGCCGAGGGTTTGCGCGCCCGACCCTGGCGACACGTCGTCGTCGACCCGGTCCTGATCTGCAAGGGTCAGGAACCCGGAGCCGCGCTCGACACCGACAACGCCCTGCGCGAACACATCCTGCCGCTGGCCACCGTCGTGACCCCCAACCTGTTCGAGGCCGCGACACTGGCCGGAATGGACGAACTGACCGACATCGACGCTCTCGCCGAGGCGGCCCGGCGGATCGCCGATCAGGGTCCGGCCGTGGTGGTCGTCAAAGGCGGCGTTGGCCTACCCGGCGACGATGCCGTCGACGTGGTCTATGACGGTTCGGAGGTCACCGTGTTGCGCGCACCCAAGGTCGGCGAGGAGCGGGTGTCGGGTGCCGGCTGCGTCTTCGCTGCGGCGACCACGGCCGAATTGGCCAAGGGCGCAGACGTTCTCGATGCGGTTCACACCGCCAAGGAGTTCACCCACGCCGGGATCGAAACCCGGATCTCCTCGACCGCTCCGTTCGACGCGGTCTGTCCCCGGCTCTAG
- a CDS encoding phosphoribosyltransferase: MLETMRSDRPYRDRADAGRRLCASLSHLRGRAGLVVLALPRGGILVGLPVAADLGCPFDICLVRKLGVPGQPELAAGAIAADGTIVTNDEIIARTHTTERDLDEVIATETEELNRRERVYRGGAPMLDVAGGTVVLVDDGVATGATMRAALSTLRRQGAAELIVAVPVGPEGVDRDFPEADVMICPMTPQHFRGVGGAYDDFAQLTDEQVCAMLDATRPTIRRRGNRRSD, encoded by the coding sequence ATGCTGGAAACGATGAGATCCGACCGCCCGTACCGTGACCGTGCCGACGCCGGTCGCCGATTGTGCGCGTCGTTGTCACACCTGCGCGGGCGCGCCGGCCTCGTGGTGCTGGCGTTGCCGCGCGGCGGCATCCTCGTCGGGCTACCGGTCGCCGCCGACCTCGGGTGTCCTTTCGACATCTGCCTGGTCCGCAAGCTGGGGGTCCCCGGACAACCCGAGCTGGCCGCCGGTGCGATCGCCGCCGATGGGACGATCGTCACCAACGACGAGATCATCGCGCGCACCCACACCACCGAACGCGATCTCGATGAGGTGATCGCCACGGAGACAGAAGAACTCAACCGTCGAGAGCGCGTCTATCGCGGCGGTGCGCCGATGCTGGACGTGGCGGGCGGGACGGTCGTGCTCGTCGACGACGGCGTCGCCACCGGCGCCACGATGCGTGCTGCCCTGAGCACGCTGCGGCGCCAGGGCGCGGCCGAGTTGATCGTCGCGGTCCCGGTCGGCCCCGAAGGTGTCGACCGCGACTTTCCCGAGGCCGATGTCATGATCTGTCCGATGACCCCACAGCACTTTCGCGGCGTGGGCGGCGCGTACGACGATTTCGCCCAACTCACCGACGAGCAGGTCTGCGCGATGCTCGACGCGACGCGGCCCACTATCCGGCGGCGAGGAAATCGTCGATCTGATTGA
- a CDS encoding SRPBCC family protein produces the protein MPVTDVTHDIDSRTLTITAEFAAPPSRIWQIYADPRQLERIWGPPSHPATFVDHDFTPGGRVTYFMTGPEGEKYAGYWIIDSLDEPHGFTFRDGFADEDFTPVDSLPVSVNEYSFADKGGRTVATYLSRYETAEALQKVLDMGVVEGASGAINQIDDFLAAG, from the coding sequence ATGCCCGTCACCGACGTCACCCACGACATCGATTCCCGAACACTGACCATCACCGCGGAGTTCGCGGCCCCACCGTCACGGATCTGGCAGATTTACGCCGATCCCCGTCAGCTGGAACGTATCTGGGGTCCGCCGAGTCACCCGGCCACCTTCGTCGACCACGATTTCACGCCAGGCGGACGGGTCACGTATTTCATGACCGGGCCGGAGGGGGAGAAGTACGCCGGTTACTGGATCATCGATTCCCTCGACGAGCCGCATGGATTCACCTTCCGTGACGGATTCGCCGACGAGGATTTCACCCCGGTGGACTCGCTGCCGGTCTCGGTCAACGAGTACAGCTTCGCCGACAAGGGCGGACGTACCGTGGCGACCTACCTGAGCAGATACGAGACCGCCGAGGCCTTGCAGAAGGTCTTGGACATGGGCGTCGTCGAAGGGGCTTCGGGGGCAATCAATCAGATCGACGATTTCCTCGCCGCCGGATAG
- a CDS encoding hydroxysqualene dehydroxylase yields MHCVVIGGGLAGLASSVWLSEAGHRVTLLERRGSLGGRTISMPVAAVDDVPDNGQHVFASGYEHLMRYLESVGTRQHVAFPGHMTIRMPGGATRRSAFGGIAGLRAALGDLPGVRGLDRLRTARAQARLIRQALRQPEWLDQITADEWFRRLRMPTSAREALWDGIVIGLTGDKPDISSAKVPADLLVTGIRRARQTRTPISIGYPTVDLDTLFVTGAQKVFADAGVEVRHRAVVRAVEVVDGAVTGVTLTDGEFLSADAVICAVPVWSIGGLLDQVPGHDEIYSASQHLTPVPIVSVNLYLDRPIGMDDWGEILHGGEGVLEQVWDRQRMHGRDAARGYLYSTTVSAAYDLIGKSNADITDLQMQMLRRYYPGARRAELIHGHVVRMPKSTFAQRPGTADIRPEQRTSVRGLALAGDWTRTDWTTTMEGACQSAARAVEVILELAESPQPESR; encoded by the coding sequence ATGCATTGTGTGGTGATCGGTGGCGGATTGGCGGGACTGGCGTCGTCGGTGTGGCTGAGCGAGGCCGGACACCGGGTGACCCTGCTCGAACGCCGGGGATCGCTGGGCGGACGAACGATCTCGATGCCGGTCGCCGCGGTCGATGACGTCCCGGACAACGGTCAGCACGTCTTCGCCAGTGGCTATGAGCATCTGATGCGCTACCTCGAGAGCGTCGGCACCCGTCAGCACGTGGCCTTTCCCGGCCACATGACGATCCGGATGCCCGGTGGCGCGACGCGCCGCTCGGCCTTCGGCGGGATCGCTGGGCTGCGTGCGGCACTCGGCGATCTACCCGGCGTGCGCGGACTCGACCGTCTGCGGACCGCGCGTGCCCAAGCGCGACTGATCCGCCAGGCACTGCGTCAACCCGAGTGGCTCGATCAGATCACCGCCGACGAGTGGTTCCGCCGGCTCCGGATGCCTACGTCCGCACGAGAGGCGTTGTGGGACGGCATCGTCATCGGGCTGACCGGCGACAAGCCGGACATCTCCTCGGCCAAGGTTCCCGCCGACCTCCTGGTGACCGGTATCCGCAGGGCGCGGCAGACCCGGACGCCGATCTCCATCGGTTATCCGACCGTGGATCTCGACACGCTGTTCGTCACCGGTGCACAGAAGGTCTTCGCCGATGCCGGCGTCGAGGTCCGCCATCGGGCGGTGGTCCGGGCGGTCGAGGTCGTCGACGGGGCCGTCACCGGGGTCACGCTCACCGACGGCGAGTTCCTCTCGGCCGACGCGGTCATCTGCGCGGTCCCGGTGTGGAGCATCGGCGGGCTGCTCGATCAGGTGCCCGGTCACGACGAGATCTATTCGGCGAGCCAACATTTGACGCCCGTACCCATCGTCAGCGTCAACCTCTACCTGGACCGCCCGATCGGCATGGACGATTGGGGTGAGATCCTGCACGGTGGCGAGGGCGTCCTCGAACAGGTGTGGGATCGCCAACGGATGCACGGCCGGGATGCGGCACGCGGATATCTGTATTCGACCACCGTCTCGGCGGCCTACGATCTCATCGGCAAATCCAATGCCGACATCACCGACCTCCAGATGCAGATGCTGCGGCGCTACTACCCGGGCGCCCGGCGCGCGGAACTGATCCACGGTCACGTGGTGCGGATGCCGAAATCGACCTTCGCCCAACGGCCCGGGACTGCCGACATCCGGCCCGAGCAACGCACGTCGGTGCGCGGTCTGGCGCTGGCCGGGGATTGGACCCGTACCGATTGGACCACCACCATGGAGGGCGCATGTCAGAGCGCCGCCCGCGCGGTGGAGGTGATTCTCGAACTCGCCGAATCGCCCCAACCCGAATCACGCTGA
- a CDS encoding LGFP repeat-containing protein has protein sequence MKKTMRMAVGVAAVSVAVLTAAGCSDDNSDSATSSSSAASSMMSESSASSSSGAQAQGASVALTAADGTTVTLTGPIATKYEAATAKQKTDLGKPKTGAEASGTGANGVVYQQFDGGVITAKNAESGTPAYITWGKIRDAWNVPRDAVGQPATDGKGGSQGPLGTATSDETESGTLRTSTFEHGKITWDSATDKVEVTVNGKVVPAA, from the coding sequence ATGAAGAAGACCATGCGAATGGCAGTCGGTGTCGCCGCGGTGTCCGTGGCTGTGTTGACCGCAGCGGGATGTAGTGACGACAACAGCGATTCGGCGACATCGTCCTCGTCGGCCGCATCATCGATGATGAGCGAGAGCAGCGCGTCCTCCTCCAGTGGTGCCCAGGCGCAGGGCGCGTCGGTCGCATTGACCGCAGCCGACGGCACGACTGTCACCCTGACCGGACCCATCGCGACGAAGTACGAGGCCGCGACCGCCAAACAGAAGACCGACCTGGGTAAGCCGAAGACAGGGGCGGAAGCGTCTGGAACGGGCGCCAACGGCGTGGTGTACCAGCAGTTCGACGGAGGGGTCATCACCGCCAAGAACGCCGAGTCCGGTACGCCGGCGTACATCACGTGGGGCAAGATCCGCGACGCGTGGAATGTGCCGCGCGACGCCGTCGGTCAACCGGCCACCGACGGGAAGGGTGGCTCGCAGGGGCCACTCGGTACCGCAACGAGCGATGAGACCGAGTCCGGCACGCTTCGGACCTCCACCTTCGAACACGGCAAGATCACCTGGGACTCCGCGACCGACAAGGTCGAGGTCACGGTGAACGGCAAGGTCGTTCCGGCCGCGTAG
- a CDS encoding Cof-type HAD-IIB family hydrolase, translated as MTGDDMASPERATTHLPPVPTDLRLVVTDMDGTLLDEHKRIPESLWPLLTELDRRGIVFSPASGRQAATLLDQLGHALPEMVVIAENGAVVARGSEKLSVTTLDAAAVRDVLDAAQELATAGVDVGVVLCGPDTAFVERSDEPFLAQVRPYYHSHQIVEDLRGIDGPFVKVAIYDFDDVEKDTAPRMTTIEGAMQVVVSGRNWLDVMAPGVDKAVAVRAVQQRLGITPAQTMVFGDYLNDLAMLGTAEYSYAMANAHPEILSAAAHLAPSNAENGVVRTVRAALGLPDLR; from the coding sequence GTGACCGGAGACGACATGGCCTCGCCGGAGCGAGCGACAACGCACCTTCCGCCGGTACCCACCGACCTACGGCTGGTGGTCACCGACATGGACGGCACACTTCTCGACGAGCACAAGCGCATCCCGGAGTCGCTGTGGCCGTTGCTCACCGAACTCGATCGCCGCGGTATCGTCTTCAGCCCGGCGAGCGGACGGCAGGCGGCAACGCTGCTCGATCAACTCGGCCACGCCCTACCCGAGATGGTGGTGATCGCGGAGAACGGTGCGGTGGTCGCGCGAGGGTCCGAAAAGCTCAGTGTCACAACACTGGACGCGGCCGCGGTACGCGATGTCCTCGATGCGGCGCAAGAACTCGCGACGGCGGGCGTCGACGTGGGTGTGGTGTTGTGCGGCCCCGATACCGCGTTCGTCGAGCGATCCGACGAGCCCTTTCTCGCCCAGGTGCGTCCCTACTATCACTCGCATCAGATCGTTGAGGATCTCCGCGGCATCGACGGTCCCTTCGTCAAGGTCGCGATCTACGACTTCGACGACGTCGAGAAGGACACCGCGCCACGGATGACCACCATCGAGGGTGCGATGCAGGTGGTCGTCTCGGGACGCAACTGGCTCGACGTGATGGCGCCCGGGGTGGACAAGGCGGTGGCGGTGCGCGCCGTGCAGCAACGCCTCGGGATCACCCCCGCGCAGACCATGGTGTTCGGCGACTATCTCAACGATCTGGCCATGCTCGGCACCGCCGAGTATTCCTACGCCATGGCCAATGCCCATCCCGAGATCCTCTCGGCCGCAGCCCACCTCGCTCCGTCAAACGCGGAGAACGGAGTGGTCCGCACGGTACGAGCCGCGCTCGGCCTACCCGACCTGCGGTGA